The Metabacillus litoralis genome contains a region encoding:
- the dnaN gene encoding DNA polymerase III subunit beta: MKFIIQRDKLVQSVQDVMKAVSSRTTIPILTGIKIVADSEGVTLTGSDSDISIESFIPAEEDDKENVEILQSGSVVLQAKFFSEIVKKLPMDIVEIEVGNHHATVIRSGKAEFSLNGLDAEEYPHLPQIEEENIFKIPTDLLKAMVRQTVFAVSTSETRPILTGVNWKLENSELVCIATDSHRLALRKALINSENQSSYNVVIPGKSLSELSKILDDTNEPIEIVITENQVLFKAKNLLFFSRLLDGNYPDTSRLIPNESKTNLVLNSKDFLQAIDRASLLAKEARNNVVKLSTLTDGMIEVSSNSPEIGKVSEEIQVEQIDGEELKISFSAKYVMDALKALEGNEISVDFTGAMRPFVIRTKDDDSMLQLILPVRTY; this comes from the coding sequence ATGAAATTCATTATTCAACGAGATAAATTAGTTCAAAGTGTTCAAGATGTAATGAAAGCTGTATCATCTAGAACAACAATTCCGATTTTAACGGGTATAAAAATTGTTGCTGATTCAGAAGGAGTCACATTAACAGGTAGTGACTCTGATATTTCTATTGAATCTTTTATTCCAGCTGAAGAAGATGACAAAGAGAATGTTGAAATTCTTCAATCAGGAAGTGTTGTTTTACAAGCCAAGTTTTTTAGTGAAATCGTTAAAAAATTACCAATGGATATTGTAGAAATTGAAGTTGGAAACCACCATGCAACGGTAATCCGTTCAGGTAAGGCTGAATTCAGTCTAAATGGATTAGATGCAGAAGAATATCCTCATCTTCCACAGATTGAGGAAGAAAATATTTTTAAAATCCCTACCGATTTACTAAAAGCAATGGTTCGTCAAACCGTTTTTGCTGTATCAACATCTGAGACAAGACCTATCTTAACAGGTGTAAACTGGAAGCTAGAAAACAGTGAGTTAGTTTGTATCGCAACAGATAGCCACCGCTTAGCACTAAGAAAGGCATTAATCAACTCAGAAAATCAAAGTTCATACAATGTTGTCATTCCAGGAAAAAGTCTAAGTGAGTTAAGTAAAATTTTAGATGATACAAATGAACCGATTGAAATTGTCATTACTGAAAACCAAGTATTGTTTAAGGCAAAAAATCTATTATTTTTCTCAAGACTTTTAGACGGAAATTATCCTGATACTTCCCGTTTAATTCCAAATGAGAGTAAAACAAACTTGGTTTTAAATTCCAAAGATTTCTTACAAGCAATCGATCGTGCCTCCTTATTAGCTAAAGAAGCACGAAATAATGTTGTTAAACTTTCAACTCTAACAGACGGAATGATTGAGGTTTCTTCTAATTCCCCTGAGATTGGAAAAGTAAGTGAAGAAATACAAGTGGAGCAAATTGATGGTGAAGAATTAAAGATTTCATTTAGTGCAAAATACGTAATGGATGCTTTAAAGGCACTTGAAGGAAACGAAATCAGTGTTGACTTCACTGGAGCAATGAGACCTTTCGTTATTCGTACAAAAGATGACGATTCTATGTTACAGTTAATTTTACCGGTTAGAACATATTGA
- the yaaA gene encoding S4 domain-containing protein YaaA yields MAKPVKIDTEFITLGQFLKLADVIQSGGMAKWFLAEYEIFVNNEPENRRGKKLRDGDVLYIPDFGTYIVKN; encoded by the coding sequence ATGGCAAAACCAGTTAAAATTGATACAGAGTTTATAACATTAGGTCAATTCCTAAAATTAGCAGATGTTATTCAATCTGGTGGAATGGCTAAATGGTTTTTAGCTGAATACGAAATCTTTGTGAATAATGAACCTGAAAATCGCCGTGGTAAAAAGCTAAGAGATGGTGATGTTTTATATATTCCTGATTTCGGCACATATATTGTGAAAAATTAA